Proteins found in one Dermacentor silvarum isolate Dsil-2018 chromosome 8, BIME_Dsil_1.4, whole genome shotgun sequence genomic segment:
- the LOC119461428 gene encoding 5'-deoxynucleotidase HDDC2 isoform X2, whose protein sequence is MANATNALSYFMLIGKLKGIRRTGWVLRGVPDPERISGHMYRMSIMAMMVGNDPEAGVDKDKCIRMALVHDMGECIVGDITPTCGVSKEEKYRRESEYEAQNSPESKVVKDLDMFDMILQAHEYEVEMQDPGKLQEFFDSTNGRFQHRIVKTWVEELYKLRATHLSQKAT, encoded by the exons ATGGCAAACGCGACGAACGCATTGTCGTACTTTATGCTCATCGGCAAGCTGAAG GGCATCAGGCGGACGGGCTGGGTGTTGAGAGGCGTGCCTGACCCTGAACGCATCTCTGGACACATGTACAGAATGTCAATAATGGCCATGATGGTTGGAAATGATCCTGAAGCTGGAGTTGACAAGGATAA GTGTATTAGAATGGCCCTCGTGCATGATATGGGAGAGTGTATCGTGGGAGACATCACGCCAACATGCGGTGTCAGCAAGGAAGAGAAGTATAGACGAGAGTCG GAATATGAAGCTCAGAATTCGCCAGAGTCCAAGGTTGTCAAGGATCTGGACATGTTTGACATGATCCTGCAGGCCCACGAGTATGAAGTTGAAATGCAGGATCCTGGGAAGCTGCAGGAATTCTTCGACAGCACGAATG GAAGGTTCCAACACCGCATTGTCAAGACATGGGTAGAGGAGCTCTACAAACTCAGGGCCACTCACCTTTCCCAGAAGGCAACATGA
- the LOC119461428 gene encoding 5'-deoxynucleotidase HDDC2 isoform X1: protein MANATNALSYFMLIGKLKGIRRTGWVLRGVPDPERISGHMYRMSIMAMMVGNDPEAGVDKDKCIRMALVHDMGECIVGDITPTCGVSKEEKYRRESDAMDCLGKLVDNVSAAEFRSLWEEYEAQNSPESKVVKDLDMFDMILQAHEYEVEMQDPGKLQEFFDSTNGRFQHRIVKTWVEELYKLRATHLSQKAT, encoded by the exons ATGGCAAACGCGACGAACGCATTGTCGTACTTTATGCTCATCGGCAAGCTGAAG GGCATCAGGCGGACGGGCTGGGTGTTGAGAGGCGTGCCTGACCCTGAACGCATCTCTGGACACATGTACAGAATGTCAATAATGGCCATGATGGTTGGAAATGATCCTGAAGCTGGAGTTGACAAGGATAA GTGTATTAGAATGGCCCTCGTGCATGATATGGGAGAGTGTATCGTGGGAGACATCACGCCAACATGCGGTGTCAGCAAGGAAGAGAAGTATAGACGAGAGTCG GACGCCATGGACTGTTTGGGAAAGCTAGTTGACAATGTGTCAGCTGCAGAGTTCAGAAGTCTCTGGGAG GAATATGAAGCTCAGAATTCGCCAGAGTCCAAGGTTGTCAAGGATCTGGACATGTTTGACATGATCCTGCAGGCCCACGAGTATGAAGTTGAAATGCAGGATCCTGGGAAGCTGCAGGAATTCTTCGACAGCACGAATG GAAGGTTCCAACACCGCATTGTCAAGACATGGGTAGAGGAGCTCTACAAACTCAGGGCCACTCACCTTTCCCAGAAGGCAACATGA